In Acidobacteriota bacterium, the following are encoded in one genomic region:
- the sctS gene encoding type III secretion system export apparatus subunit SctS, translating into METQFLSLAQRAILLTVLISAPPILLALVVGLGLAVIQALTQIQEQTTQVVGKIVAVFGMLFLAGAWMSSQLYTFTRLIFDNFGHWVG; encoded by the coding sequence ATGGAGACCCAGTTCCTCAGCCTCGCCCAGCGCGCCATCCTGCTGACGGTGCTGATCTCGGCGCCGCCGATCCTGCTCGCTCTGGTGGTTGGGCTGGGGCTGGCGGTGATCCAGGCGCTGACCCAGATCCAGGAGCAGACCACCCAGGTGGTGGGCAAGATCGTCGCCGTCTTCGGCATGCTGTTCCTCGCCGGGGCCTGGATGAGCAGCCAGCTCTACACCTTCACTCGCCTGATCTTCGACAACTTCGGACACTGGGTGGGGTAG
- the sctR gene encoding type III secretion system export apparatus subunit SctR — MSALLSVSAPFQLGANPITTVLMLGLLSLLPFLLMMTTSFLKFSVVLSILRTALGTQQVPPTPVIMGLSVVLSMYVMAPVGQEVYEVLRQEMAASQRVETLSGGGARTIVEALGKAKPPLQRFLARHAHQDDVAVFFGQARRFAAERAGDPAAADEVAEDGLMVLLPAFAISELAEAFAIGFLIFLPFLIIDMVVSNILLAMGMHMLPPVVVSMPFKLLLFIMVDGWQLLSKGLLQPYMVV; from the coding sequence GTGAGCGCATTGCTGAGCGTCTCGGCGCCCTTCCAGCTCGGTGCCAACCCGATCACCACGGTCCTCATGCTGGGGTTGTTGTCGCTGCTGCCCTTCCTGCTGATGATGACCACCTCGTTCCTCAAGTTCTCGGTCGTGCTATCGATCCTGCGCACCGCCTTGGGAACCCAGCAGGTGCCGCCGACGCCGGTGATCATGGGGCTGTCGGTGGTGCTCAGCATGTACGTGATGGCGCCGGTGGGGCAGGAGGTCTACGAGGTGTTGCGCCAGGAGATGGCCGCCAGCCAGCGGGTCGAGACCCTCAGTGGCGGTGGCGCCCGCACCATCGTCGAGGCCCTCGGCAAGGCCAAGCCGCCGCTGCAGCGCTTCTTGGCGCGCCATGCCCATCAGGACGACGTGGCGGTGTTCTTCGGTCAGGCGCGGCGTTTCGCCGCCGAGCGCGCCGGCGATCCGGCGGCCGCCGACGAGGTCGCCGAGGACGGCCTGATGGTGCTGCTGCCGGCCTTCGCGATCAGCGAGCTGGCGGAGGCCTTCGCCATCGGCTTCCTGATCTTTCTCCCCTTCCTGATCATCGACATGGTGGTGTCGAACATCCTGCTGGCGATGGGTATGCACATGCTGCCGCCGGTGGTGGTGTCGATGCCCTTCAAGTTGCTTCTCTTCATCATGGTGGATGGCTGGCAGTTGCTCAGCAAAGGTCTGCTGCAGCCCTACATGGTGGTTTAG
- a CDS encoding flagellar biosynthetic protein FliO yields MSEGLVLGLRLLGSLIVVVGLAVIVTRYLLPRLMVAGGRRGGRLEVLEVRAIDRQHKVALLQVAGRQVLAAFGPGGVARLDAWEGGGPDAEDSVVEGTGDSASGDGRRLRSLP; encoded by the coding sequence TTGAGCGAGGGCCTGGTGCTCGGCCTCCGCCTCCTCGGCTCTCTGATCGTGGTGGTGGGACTGGCGGTGATCGTCACCCGTTATCTCCTGCCGCGGCTGATGGTCGCCGGTGGCCGCCGCGGTGGCCGCCTCGAAGTGCTCGAGGTACGAGCCATCGATCGACAGCACAAGGTCGCGCTGCTGCAGGTCGCGGGCCGGCAGGTTCTGGCGGCCTTCGGGCCCGGCGGCGTGGCGCGCCTCGATGCCTGGGAAGGAGGCGGTCCCGATGCCGAGGACTCCGTCGTGGAGGGCACCGGTGACTCCGCCTCCGGGGATGGCCGCCGCCTGCGGAGCCTGCCGTGA
- a CDS encoding FliM/FliN family flagellar motor switch protein, with the protein MKLAPQPRSEVAAPRPAAARPRRRPAALVWPADAVARAEPWSELLPRPQPLELAMQRLQASLDRRLGAALSRWREPLAAALAQAWQMAGEKSRWRVVDAAGGETLCELAADPLRIGNRADCHLRLADDGEPFAVEVRWAEDGAAALRTGGDTRPLAVDEDFELGEHRLTYQGPGDRVAMEPPEIGTVSGQVITAERPQDQLGADGDPWFRLRLGRWSGWCRLPVGWLAWAHRHHGLADDGADPAAPDLDRGVDLAVTSYLLEDTARRLATALESPVEVSGVVPGGVLELPEGDAWFAARVPVAFAGGDWEVCLLWRDDSEPPMPMDWTRDLSFAVSVLGATLELTLGELRALKVGDILLPDAGFEAGTEAEGWGPKVRLVLQDRWREGRWSADGQLDLTAGAWRRTEKGEAMNSEPQVAPVAEEPVDEPFDPQDLEVVLAFELCRLAVPLRELQGWGEGTVLEAGREADEPVEILLRQGHGSRRLGRGRALVIDGRLGIRIDEWLPPAEVSS; encoded by the coding sequence GTGAAGCTCGCGCCACAGCCGCGGTCGGAGGTGGCGGCGCCACGCCCGGCCGCGGCTCGCCCGCGGCGTCGCCCGGCGGCGCTGGTCTGGCCGGCGGATGCGGTGGCCCGGGCCGAACCCTGGAGCGAGCTCCTGCCGCGGCCGCAACCGCTGGAGCTGGCGATGCAACGCCTGCAGGCCTCCCTCGATCGGCGACTCGGGGCGGCCCTGAGTCGCTGGCGAGAGCCACTGGCCGCGGCACTGGCGCAGGCCTGGCAGATGGCCGGGGAGAAATCCCGTTGGCGGGTGGTGGACGCCGCCGGCGGCGAGACCCTCTGCGAGCTGGCGGCCGATCCCCTGCGCATCGGAAACCGGGCCGACTGTCACCTGCGGTTGGCCGACGACGGCGAGCCCTTCGCCGTCGAAGTGCGCTGGGCGGAGGACGGCGCGGCTGCGCTGAGGACCGGCGGGGACACTCGTCCCCTGGCGGTGGACGAGGACTTCGAGCTCGGCGAGCACCGCCTGACCTACCAAGGGCCGGGCGATCGGGTCGCGATGGAGCCTCCGGAGATCGGCACCGTCAGCGGCCAGGTGATCACCGCGGAGCGGCCGCAGGACCAGCTCGGTGCCGACGGCGATCCCTGGTTTCGGCTGCGCCTCGGTCGCTGGAGCGGCTGGTGCCGGCTGCCCGTCGGCTGGCTCGCCTGGGCCCATCGGCACCACGGCCTGGCCGATGACGGCGCGGATCCCGCCGCTCCGGACCTCGACCGCGGCGTCGACCTCGCGGTGACCTCCTATCTGCTCGAAGACACCGCCCGTCGGCTGGCGACCGCCCTCGAATCGCCGGTCGAGGTGTCGGGTGTGGTGCCCGGCGGAGTCCTCGAGCTACCCGAGGGCGACGCCTGGTTCGCGGCTCGGGTGCCCGTCGCCTTCGCCGGGGGCGACTGGGAGGTCTGCCTGCTGTGGCGCGACGACTCGGAGCCGCCGATGCCGATGGACTGGACCCGCGACCTGAGCTTCGCAGTGTCGGTGCTCGGCGCCACCCTCGAGCTCACGCTGGGGGAGCTGCGAGCCCTCAAGGTGGGCGACATCTTGTTGCCCGATGCGGGATTCGAGGCCGGCACCGAGGCCGAGGGCTGGGGGCCGAAGGTGCGTCTGGTGCTGCAAGACCGCTGGCGCGAAGGGCGTTGGAGCGCCGACGGCCAGCTCGATCTAACCGCCGGCGCCTGGCGCCGGACGGAGAAAGGAGAGGCGATGAATTCCGAACCGCAAGTAGCCCCGGTGGCCGAGGAGCCGGTGGACGAGCCGTTCGATCCGCAGGACCTCGAAGTGGTTCTGGCCTTCGAGCTTTGCCGCCTCGCGGTGCCCCTGCGGGAGCTCCAGGGCTGGGGCGAAGGAACCGTTCTGGAAGCCGGTCGCGAGGCCGACGAGCCGGTCGAGATCCTGCTGCGCCAGGGCCACGGCTCGCGCCGCCTGGGCCGCGGCCGCGCCTTGGTGATCGACGGCCGCCTCGGGATTCGCATCGACGAGTGGCTGCCGCCGGCGGAGGTCTCGTCTTGA